In Symmachiella dynata, the following are encoded in one genomic region:
- the rplL gene encoding 50S ribosomal protein L7/L12, protein MATADVIEYDEPTVELGDKIAGLTLLEAKKLADYLKDHHGIEPAGGGVVVAASGGDGGGGEAAAEQTEFTCMITGFGDSKIPVIKVVRAATGLGLKEAKELVENAPKPLKEGVSKEDAEKLKAEVEAAGGTAEIK, encoded by the coding sequence ATGGCGACGGCTGATGTGATTGAATACGATGAACCGACGGTTGAGTTGGGTGACAAGATTGCTGGCTTGACATTGTTGGAGGCCAAGAAGCTGGCCGACTACCTGAAAGATCACCATGGCATCGAGCCGGCTGGTGGTGGCGTTGTTGTGGCGGCTTCCGGTGGAGATGGTGGCGGCGGTGAAGCTGCGGCCGAGCAAACGGAATTCACTTGCATGATCACCGGGTTTGGTGACAGCAAGATTCCGGTGATTAAAGTCGTGCGTGCCGCGACCGGTTTGGGTCTGAAGGAAGCCAAGGAATTGGTTGAAAATGCTCCCAAACCGTTGAAAGAGGGAGTCTCCAAGGAAGATGCAGAGAAGTTGAAAGCGGAAGTTGAAGCCGCTGGTGGTACTGCTGAAATCAAGTGA
- the rplJ gene encoding 50S ribosomal protein L10: MSKYIKELIASDVRERIGDVQELLVIDPSKVDAITTNQLRLDLRKKEIKMVLVKNSLARMALNQAGVSALDPILAGPSALVWGGEDIVALSKEMANWAKQIDGLEIKGGTVEGTTLSAADVEVLSKSPGRLELISQIAGLALSPGGQLVGALLGPGGKVSGQVKAHSEREEE; this comes from the coding sequence ATGAGTAAATACATCAAGGAATTGATTGCGTCGGATGTCCGCGAGCGGATCGGCGACGTGCAGGAACTGTTGGTGATCGATCCGTCGAAGGTTGATGCGATCACGACCAATCAGTTGCGCTTGGACCTGCGTAAAAAAGAAATCAAGATGGTGCTGGTCAAGAATTCCTTGGCGCGTATGGCACTGAATCAGGCGGGGGTTTCTGCCTTAGATCCGATCTTGGCTGGTCCGTCGGCCTTGGTTTGGGGTGGCGAGGATATCGTCGCGCTCTCCAAGGAGATGGCCAATTGGGCCAAGCAGATCGATGGGTTGGAAATCAAGGGTGGCACGGTCGAGGGGACGACATTGTCGGCCGCTGACGTGGAAGTCCTGAGTAAGAGTCCGGGCCGTTTGGAGTTGATCAGTCAGATTGCAGGGTTGGCACTCAGCCCGGGTGGTCAATTGGTCGGTGCTTTGCTTGGCCCCGGCGGCAAGGTGTCCGGGCAAGTCAAGGCCCACTCGGAGCGAGAAGAAGAGTAG
- the rplA gene encoding 50S ribosomal protein L1, whose protein sequence is MAKQSKRQEFLLKQVEGLTSVDLADAVAKLKGLEASLPKKIPPCKFDQTVEVVMRLGIDVRQADQMVRGSIVLPHGIGKSKTVLVFAQGENATAAEEAGADFVGGKELADKVKDGWLEFDAAIATPDMMGVVGPLGRVLGPRGLMPSPRAGTVTQDVANTVKEYKAGKVEFRADAGGNVHCVMGKLSFSEEQLVDNISAFIKQIRAMKPSGSKGVYVRTIAVSATHSPGIGIAL, encoded by the coding sequence ATGGCAAAGCAATCCAAGCGGCAGGAATTTCTGTTGAAGCAGGTCGAGGGGCTGACGAGTGTTGATTTGGCCGATGCGGTCGCCAAACTCAAAGGTCTGGAAGCGTCGCTGCCCAAGAAGATTCCGCCCTGTAAGTTTGACCAGACAGTGGAAGTTGTCATGCGGTTGGGCATTGATGTCCGTCAGGCTGACCAGATGGTGCGGGGTTCCATTGTGTTGCCGCACGGGATCGGGAAATCAAAAACGGTGCTGGTTTTTGCCCAGGGAGAGAATGCGACCGCGGCCGAAGAGGCCGGCGCTGATTTCGTGGGTGGCAAGGAGTTGGCGGATAAGGTCAAGGATGGCTGGCTGGAATTCGACGCAGCGATCGCCACGCCTGATATGATGGGTGTGGTGGGGCCGCTGGGCCGCGTGTTGGGGCCGCGGGGGCTGATGCCGTCGCCTCGTGCCGGCACGGTGACTCAGGATGTGGCGAATACGGTCAAGGAATACAAAGCAGGTAAAGTGGAGTTCCGAGCTGATGCCGGCGGCAATGTGCACTGTGTGATGGGCAAATTGTCGTTCAGTGAAGAGCAGTTGGTGGACAATATTTCCGCTTTCATCAAGCAGATTCGTGCGATGAAGCCCTCGGGGTCCAAAGGGGTCTACGTGCGAACCATCGCCGTTTCAGCCACGCACAGCCCGGGAATTGGTATCGCACTGTGA
- the rplK gene encoding 50S ribosomal protein L11, whose protein sequence is MAKELVATIKVQVMGGQATPAPPVGTALGPHGVNIGQFVMQFNERTKDLTGTMVPVIINVYNDRSFDFVLKSPPAAVLLKQAAQIAKGSGNPKAEKVGTVTQAQLEEIAKTKFEDLNAPDIAQASRIIAGTARSMGLDVVG, encoded by the coding sequence ATGGCGAAGGAATTAGTTGCAACGATCAAGGTTCAGGTGATGGGTGGCCAGGCAACGCCGGCTCCTCCTGTTGGTACCGCACTTGGTCCTCACGGTGTGAACATCGGTCAGTTCGTGATGCAGTTCAACGAGCGGACTAAAGATCTCACGGGGACGATGGTTCCGGTGATCATCAATGTTTACAACGATCGATCGTTCGATTTTGTGCTGAAGAGTCCGCCGGCGGCGGTTCTGCTGAAGCAGGCTGCTCAAATCGCCAAGGGTTCGGGGAACCCCAAGGCGGAAAAAGTGGGCACTGTGACACAAGCGCAGTTGGAAGAGATCGCCAAGACAAAGTTTGAAGATCTGAATGCACCGGATATCGCCCAGGCATCGCGGATTATTGCCGGCACCGCGCGCAGCATGGGGCTGGATGTCGTCGGTTAA
- the nusG gene encoding transcription termination/antitermination protein NusG — protein MADETNAGGEAAELENTEMLWYVLKIQSNREKSIKKSLERRINREGLERYFGEIIIPTEKVSEVKNGKKKVTEHKLFPGYLMVNMILNDDTWFLVRETGGVGDFTGSANKPIPMQEHEIARMLGREEQKEEEAPRVALTFGVGDTVKIKEGPFEGFEGAIDTVDETTGRLTVLVEIFGRTTPVEELEHWQVEAV, from the coding sequence ATGGCTGATGAGACCAATGCAGGTGGCGAAGCCGCTGAGCTTGAAAATACGGAAATGCTCTGGTATGTGCTCAAGATTCAGAGCAACCGTGAGAAATCCATAAAGAAGTCGCTTGAGCGGCGTATCAACCGTGAGGGGTTGGAGCGCTACTTTGGCGAGATTATCATTCCGACGGAAAAAGTGTCGGAAGTCAAAAACGGTAAGAAGAAGGTCACCGAGCATAAGTTGTTTCCCGGCTATTTGATGGTCAACATGATCCTCAATGACGATACGTGGTTTCTGGTGCGGGAAACAGGCGGGGTGGGCGACTTTACCGGCTCTGCAAATAAGCCGATTCCGATGCAGGAGCACGAAATCGCTCGGATGCTAGGGCGTGAAGAACAGAAGGAAGAAGAGGCGCCGCGGGTGGCCCTGACGTTTGGCGTGGGGGATACCGTGAAAATCAAAGAAGGCCCGTTTGAAGGGTTTGAAGGCGCAATTGATACTGTGGATGAGACAACCGGGCGTTTGACGGTGTTGGTTGAAATTTTCGGCCGCACGACACCGGTCGAAGAGCTCGAGCATTGGCAGGTTGAGGCCGTCTGA
- the secE gene encoding preprotein translocase subunit SecE, translated as MANAKKSTTFFGELLSLQSYKPKQGRLVRQLTTAGVALIALLGAVSLSQGPMIGVEPEWVRVGVPVLLFLIGLAFAFRIVNYSVFADFLIAVQGELTKVSWPSKQELKNSTIVVVVTMFALGGMLLVYDLFWYKLMTTVGVLVEASS; from the coding sequence ATGGCAAACGCGAAAAAAAGCACCACGTTTTTTGGCGAACTGCTGAGCTTGCAGTCGTACAAACCTAAGCAAGGACGGCTTGTCCGGCAGTTGACAACTGCTGGTGTGGCGTTGATTGCACTGTTGGGGGCTGTTTCGCTCTCGCAGGGGCCGATGATCGGTGTGGAGCCGGAGTGGGTTCGCGTTGGCGTGCCGGTGTTGTTGTTTCTAATTGGTTTGGCGTTTGCTTTTCGGATTGTAAACTACTCGGTGTTTGCCGACTTTTTGATTGCTGTGCAGGGGGAGTTGACAAAAGTTTCCTGGCCCAGCAAGCAGGAGTTGAAGAACTCGACAATCGTTGTAGTGGTGACGATGTTCGCGTTGGGTGGCATGCTGTTGGTTTATGATCTTTTTTGGTACAAATTAATGACAACTGTCGGCGTGCTTGTTGAGGCGTCGTCGTAG
- the rpmG gene encoding 50S ribosomal protein L33: MAREYVWLECTETGDRNYRVQKETRGAERLELKKYCPRLRRHTVHKESRKK; the protein is encoded by the coding sequence ATGGCCCGCGAGTATGTTTGGCTGGAATGCACTGAGACCGGTGATCGGAACTATCGTGTTCAAAAAGAAACACGTGGTGCAGAGCGGTTGGAGTTGAAGAAATATTGCCCGCGGCTTCGCCGTCACACGGTTCATAAAGAGTCGCGGAAGAAGTGA
- the tuf gene encoding elongation factor Tu: protein MAKEVFERTKPHVNVGTIGHIDHGKTTLTAALLMVQGAKGLATVKSYADIAKGGTVRDETKTVTIAVSHVEYESETRHYAHIDCPGHADYIKNMITGAAQMDGAILVVSAADGPMPQTREHILLARQVDVPALVVFLNKCDLVDDEELLELVEMEVRELLSKYDFPGDDIQVVRGNAKGALDNPTDPAFNGCIAELMDALDSNIPEPARESDKPFLMAVEDVFSIEGRGTVATGRIEQGVVNVGEKIEIVGLKDTVETTCTGVEMFNKTLETGMAGDNVGLLLRGVKREDIERGQVLAKPGSIHPHTKFEAEVYVLSKDEGGRHTPFFSGYRPQFYFRTTDVTGAAKLLGDAEMCMPGDNVRLEVEMGSPVALEDGSRFAIREGGKTVGSGVVTKIVE from the coding sequence ATGGCCAAAGAGGTCTTTGAGCGTACGAAGCCACACGTCAATGTTGGGACGATCGGTCACATTGACCACGGAAAAACGACACTCACCGCGGCGTTGTTGATGGTGCAGGGTGCTAAGGGTTTGGCGACGGTGAAAAGTTACGCCGATATTGCCAAGGGCGGTACGGTCCGCGACGAGACGAAAACGGTGACCATTGCCGTGAGTCACGTTGAGTACGAGTCTGAGACTCGTCACTATGCCCACATCGACTGCCCGGGGCACGCTGACTATATTAAGAATATGATTACTGGGGCGGCCCAGATGGACGGGGCGATCCTCGTTGTGTCTGCGGCTGATGGTCCCATGCCTCAGACGCGTGAGCACATTCTGTTGGCTCGTCAGGTGGACGTGCCGGCGTTGGTGGTCTTTCTGAACAAGTGCGACTTGGTCGACGACGAAGAGTTGCTCGAGTTGGTCGAAATGGAAGTTCGTGAATTGCTGAGCAAGTACGACTTCCCGGGTGACGACATTCAGGTTGTTCGTGGGAATGCAAAGGGTGCGTTGGATAACCCGACGGATCCGGCCTTCAACGGCTGTATTGCCGAGTTGATGGACGCACTGGATTCGAATATTCCTGAGCCGGCTCGTGAGTCTGATAAGCCGTTCTTGATGGCGGTGGAAGACGTGTTCTCGATCGAGGGTCGCGGTACTGTTGCGACGGGTCGGATTGAGCAAGGCGTCGTAAACGTCGGTGAAAAAATCGAAATCGTCGGTTTGAAGGATACTGTCGAGACGACCTGCACCGGTGTCGAGATGTTCAATAAGACGCTCGAAACTGGTATGGCTGGCGACAACGTCGGTCTGCTTCTGCGTGGTGTGAAGCGTGAGGATATTGAGCGTGGGCAGGTTTTGGCCAAGCCGGGTTCGATTCATCCGCACACCAAGTTTGAGGCTGAGGTCTACGTCCTGAGTAAAGATGAAGGTGGGCGGCACACGCCTTTCTTCAGTGGCTATCGTCCTCAGTTTTACTTCCGCACAACCGACGTGACCGGGGCTGCCAAGCTGCTGGGTGACGCCGAGATGTGTATGCCGGGCGACAATGTTCGCTTGGAGGTTGAAATGGGTTCGCCAGTCGCCTTGGAAGACGGAAGTCGCTTCGCGATTCGCGAAGGTGGCAAGACCGTCGGCTCGGGTGTTGTGACCAAGATTGTTGAGTAA
- a CDS encoding sigma-70 family RNA polymerase sigma factor produces the protein MSRYRNPAIRQLTEQQVRYTPRDARLRQIERAEQLLEEIDLDKEYHYNDLCEKITTYKAEMYPHLVLSGADAAHDVRLFVEDLSDSADIAVESLAEPVLTVGDVSEQFNVSTKTVDRWRSKGLVSRRFKFGNRKRIGFLKSSVDRFVRRNSDDVHRSTRFSQLSVEEREDIITRARRFARAGGCPAEISRRIAKRLGRSPETIRYTLKHYDAEHPETAVFPHASGPLTDEGKKQIYRNFRRGIPVERLAKQFCRTKASIYRIVSEMRAQRLIAQPIDFIDSEDFVRDDADKLILGPVPVVEKKAAAFKPPPGLPPYLASLYRVPLLTKEEEVYYFRKMNYLKFKAAELRGSLDSRKAKSKEMDAIEKLLNEAVSVKNLLIRSNLRLVVSIAKRHFRPNTNFFEMVSDGNMSLMRAIEKFDYSRGNKFSTYATWAIMKNFARSIPAEHTRLDRFRTGNEEVFQAKSDTRSVPFELELNNQRQHEAIMSILSQLDDREKDIILFRFGLNQGTEPQTLEQVGYHFGVTKERIRQLEARALNKLRKIAQEARLDIPGV, from the coding sequence ATGTCCCGCTATCGTAATCCGGCAATTCGACAACTTACCGAGCAGCAAGTCCGCTATACACCGCGCGACGCTCGCCTTCGGCAGATCGAACGCGCCGAACAACTTCTCGAAGAGATCGATCTCGACAAAGAGTATCACTACAACGATCTCTGTGAGAAAATCACGACCTACAAGGCCGAGATGTATCCGCATTTGGTCCTCTCCGGGGCGGATGCGGCGCATGACGTGCGCTTGTTTGTCGAAGACTTATCGGACAGCGCAGATATTGCCGTCGAGAGCCTTGCGGAGCCGGTACTCACGGTGGGTGATGTCAGCGAACAATTCAACGTCTCCACGAAAACCGTTGATCGTTGGCGGAGCAAGGGTTTGGTGAGTCGCCGCTTTAAGTTTGGTAACCGTAAGCGGATCGGCTTCCTGAAATCCTCAGTGGACCGTTTTGTGCGACGCAATTCCGACGATGTGCACCGCAGCACGCGCTTCAGCCAACTTTCGGTGGAGGAGCGTGAGGACATCATTACGCGCGCACGGCGTTTTGCTCGCGCTGGGGGATGCCCGGCAGAAATTAGTCGGCGTATTGCCAAGCGATTGGGGCGGTCCCCGGAAACGATCCGTTACACACTCAAGCATTATGACGCCGAGCATCCGGAAACGGCGGTCTTTCCGCACGCCAGCGGTCCGTTGACCGACGAAGGCAAGAAGCAGATCTACCGCAATTTCCGCCGGGGAATCCCTGTGGAGCGGTTGGCCAAGCAGTTCTGCCGCACCAAGGCGAGTATTTACCGAATTGTATCGGAAATGCGGGCGCAACGGCTGATTGCTCAACCGATCGATTTCATCGACAGCGAAGATTTCGTACGGGACGATGCCGACAAGTTGATTCTCGGACCGGTCCCCGTCGTCGAGAAGAAAGCAGCTGCATTTAAGCCGCCGCCAGGCTTGCCGCCTTATTTGGCCAGCCTATACCGCGTGCCGCTGCTGACCAAGGAAGAGGAAGTCTACTACTTCCGTAAAATGAACTATCTGAAGTTTAAAGCGGCCGAGTTGCGCGGCAGCCTGGATTCGCGAAAAGCCAAATCGAAAGAAATGGACGCGATCGAGAAGCTGCTCAATGAGGCCGTTTCGGTCAAGAACCTGCTCATTCGGAGTAACTTGCGATTGGTCGTCTCGATTGCCAAGCGGCATTTTCGACCAAATACGAATTTCTTCGAAATGGTCAGCGATGGGAATATGTCGCTGATGCGGGCGATTGAAAAATTCGACTACAGTCGCGGGAATAAGTTCTCCACCTACGCCACCTGGGCGATTATGAAGAACTTCGCGCGATCGATCCCCGCCGAGCACACCCGTTTGGATCGTTTCCGTACCGGAAACGAAGAGGTGTTCCAGGCAAAATCGGACACGCGTTCTGTTCCCTTCGAGTTGGAGTTGAACAATCAACGCCAGCACGAAGCGATTATGAGTATCCTGTCGCAACTGGACGACCGGGAAAAGGACATCATTTTGTTCCGTTTCGGACTGAATCAGGGAACCGAGCCGCAAACGCTGGAGCAGGTCGGTTACCATTTCGGTGTGACGAAGGAGCGAATTCGACAATTGGAAGCGCGGGCCTTAAATAAGTTGCGAAAAATTGCCCAGGAGGCCCGGCTCGACATTCCGGGAGTCTAA
- a CDS encoding glycosyltransferase family 2 protein, whose protein sequence is MPAVLVALPVFNEQEHVADVLQAVQKYGSEILVVDDGSQDRTGEILRSFPNVKVVTHAENQGYGAALRSAFTYAQAHAFDVLVTIDCDGQHQPELIPTMAAELTAGIDIVSGSRYLRSFGEDSLPPEDRRRINATITQEINQRLGLSLTDAFCGFKAYRVSALAALSITETGYAMPLQVWVQAAREGLTIQEIAVPRVYLDEERSFGGSLDDAARRLAYYRTVLDREVGVQPTSSEISSSSTSATCNGKKLREPCRMS, encoded by the coding sequence ATGCCTGCTGTCCTGGTTGCTCTACCCGTCTTCAACGAACAAGAGCATGTTGCCGATGTCTTGCAGGCGGTCCAAAAGTACGGCTCTGAGATCTTGGTTGTCGATGACGGATCACAGGACCGCACCGGCGAAATCTTGCGTAGCTTTCCTAACGTGAAAGTCGTGACACACGCGGAAAACCAAGGCTATGGAGCGGCATTGCGTTCGGCGTTCACTTACGCACAAGCCCATGCATTTGACGTTTTGGTCACGATCGATTGCGACGGGCAGCATCAACCCGAATTGATTCCCACCATGGCGGCGGAGCTCACCGCGGGGATTGATATTGTCAGCGGCAGTCGATATTTGCGTTCCTTTGGCGAGGATAGTCTCCCTCCCGAGGATCGGCGGCGCATCAATGCCACAATCACGCAGGAAATCAACCAGCGCCTTGGATTGTCGCTCACCGACGCATTTTGTGGATTCAAAGCGTATCGCGTTTCGGCATTGGCGGCATTGAGCATCACCGAAACCGGGTATGCCATGCCGCTGCAGGTTTGGGTTCAAGCCGCTCGGGAAGGGCTGACCATTCAGGAAATCGCCGTTCCGCGGGTCTATTTGGACGAGGAACGCTCTTTCGGCGGTTCGCTGGACGATGCGGCGCGGCGGCTGGCCTATTACCGTACCGTGTTGGATCGCGAAGTTGGGGTGCAACCGACATCATCCGAAATATCGTCGTCATCCACGTCTGCGACGTGTAACGGCAAGAAGCTCCGTGAGCCGTGCCGCATGAGTTGA
- a CDS encoding DUF58 domain-containing protein → MSTGPRTWGGRLVRISSLLCAAVLILWMAMANDLWVGTSLLAMLPMMIGNGSATPDNGRNGKGSLLSRAWKRYRRRSMRARIPYEGLAYMVILIILMCGALLGKSNLLLLVFAFMAGPWIVNGSLCYMLLRGIDATRRSPRHVMAGEPFSVEITVTNSKRLLSSWVLTVMDRVQHTHEQVLPRVLFTRVPARSQRTEHYQARLMHRGKYELGPIRVTTRFPLGLAERSLIIQEADEILVYPQVGDLAPRWRRQSQHARELVQQSASQRGSYDDEFHRIREYRTGDDPRAIHWKTSARQNELMVREYHQSREDDLTILLDLWTPTRASVANYQRAEYAISFAATVGYMHCLDARGSQLGISVLGQEVDEWSGVAGPFAIHPFLERLALSQAGTARPLGDFVNEAMSLHGTKGRCLLITTRPTQSAETTLPNGKGRRWNTGGEELRMAYEELIQLSTADRADRSQYSMEIIEANPQVLSDVFHLASEPE, encoded by the coding sequence ATGTCAACGGGGCCGCGAACCTGGGGCGGACGTTTGGTTCGAATCAGCAGCTTGCTGTGCGCGGCGGTTCTCATCTTGTGGATGGCCATGGCGAATGATTTGTGGGTCGGCACGTCGCTGCTGGCCATGCTGCCTATGATGATCGGTAACGGGTCGGCGACGCCGGACAATGGTCGCAACGGCAAAGGATCGCTTCTCAGCCGTGCCTGGAAACGATATCGCCGCCGCTCGATGCGAGCCCGGATCCCGTACGAAGGCTTGGCCTATATGGTGATCCTGATCATCTTGATGTGCGGGGCGCTGTTGGGTAAATCGAACCTGCTGTTGTTGGTCTTCGCATTCATGGCAGGACCATGGATCGTGAACGGCAGCCTGTGTTACATGTTGCTGCGGGGGATTGATGCGACACGGCGCAGTCCTCGCCACGTGATGGCGGGTGAGCCGTTTTCTGTGGAAATCACAGTGACCAATTCCAAGCGGCTATTGTCTTCGTGGGTGTTGACCGTGATGGATCGTGTCCAGCACACGCACGAACAGGTACTCCCGCGTGTGTTGTTCACGCGGGTCCCCGCTCGTTCGCAGCGGACAGAGCACTATCAAGCGCGGCTGATGCATCGCGGAAAATACGAATTGGGACCAATCCGCGTGACCACCCGATTTCCGTTGGGATTGGCCGAACGGTCGTTGATCATTCAGGAGGCGGATGAGATCCTGGTGTATCCCCAGGTCGGCGATTTAGCTCCCCGATGGCGGCGACAATCCCAACATGCGCGGGAGTTGGTCCAACAATCAGCGTCGCAGCGTGGCAGTTACGACGATGAATTTCACCGTATCCGCGAGTACCGCACCGGCGACGATCCCCGTGCGATCCACTGGAAGACTTCGGCTCGTCAGAATGAACTGATGGTGCGGGAGTATCACCAAAGTCGCGAGGATGACTTGACGATTTTGTTAGACCTATGGACCCCCACGCGGGCCTCGGTTGCCAATTATCAACGTGCAGAATACGCGATTAGTTTTGCCGCGACCGTGGGATACATGCATTGCCTCGACGCACGGGGCAGTCAGTTGGGGATTTCGGTGCTCGGTCAGGAAGTGGACGAGTGGTCAGGTGTCGCGGGTCCTTTCGCGATTCACCCGTTTCTAGAACGCTTGGCACTTTCCCAAGCAGGCACCGCGCGGCCGTTGGGCGATTTTGTGAACGAGGCCATGTCGCTGCACGGCACCAAGGGACGCTGCCTATTGATCACCACGCGGCCCACACAGTCGGCAGAGACAACCCTGCCGAATGGTAAGGGACGACGATGGAACACCGGCGGTGAAGAATTGCGGATGGCGTACGAAGAATTGATCCAGTTATCCACCGCGGATCGTGCCGACCGCAGCCAGTACAGCATGGAGATCATTGAGGCCAATCCGCAGGTCCTCTCCGATGTTTTTCACCTCGCATCGGAGCCAGAATAA